The Arcobacter porcinus sequence TTCCCATTAATTGACCACTAAATTTACCTAAAAGATTCATAGCATGTTGTTCGCTATTTGGTCTTTTACTCCAATCTTTTAACTTAATAATAGTTGCAACTGTATGTGTTCTTTGAGCACTTGTTGTAAAGTCATAACCAGCAAGAGTAATAACATTTTCAACATTTGGATCTTGAGAAACTATTGAACTAATTTCTTCACTTAAACCAATTGTTCTTGATAAAGATGAACCAGGAGGATTAAATCCAAAAATAAAGATTGTTCCTTGATCTTCATCTGGAACTAGACCAGTTTTCATATTTTTAAACATATCCCAAGATACAAACACTAATCCACCAAATAAAAGCAATGAGATTAAAGAAAATCTAATAGTTTTTTTAACTAAAAATGAATAACCTTGAGTTGCTTTATCAAACATATTATTAAACCATCTGAAAAATGCATTTGGTTCATGTTTTTTATTTTTTAATATTCTTACACATAATGATGGAGTTAATGTAAGTGCAACAAAACCAGAAATAGTAACGGACATTACAATGGTAACAGCAAACTGTCTATACATTTCACCACTTAAACCACCCATAAATGCAACAGGAATAAACACAGCTCCAAGAACTAAAATAATAGCAATTAAGGCTCCTGTTACTTCTCGCATTGCTATAAAAGCAGCTTCTTTAGGGGATTTCCCCATATCCATATGCCGTTCTATGTTTTCAATAACAATAATAGCATCATCAACAACAATACCAATGGCAAGAACAAGTCCAAAAAGTGTAAGAAGATTTATACTAAATCCTAACATATACATTCCAGCAAATGCTCCAACAATTGAAATTGGAACAGCAATTAATGGAATAACAGTTGCTCTCCAGTTTTGTAAGAATAGATATATAATTAAAATAACTAGAATTAATGCTTCAATAAATGTTTTAATAACTTCACTAATTGATGCTGTAATAAAATCTGTACTATCATAAGGAATAGAGTATTTTACATCATCTGGAAAACTTTTACTAGCTTCTTCTAAAGCTGCTTTTATAGCTTCAGCTGTTTCAAGAGCATTTGCTTCACTTTGAAGAAAAACTCCCATAGGAACAGATGGTGAACCATTTAATTTAGTTTGCATACTATAATCAGCACTTCCAAGCTCAATAGTTGCAATATCTTTTAATTTTAAACTACTTCCATCAGGATTTGATCTAATTATAATATTAGAAAATTGTGAAGGATCATTAAATCTTTCAGGAGTTTGAATTGTATATGTATACATCTGTTTATTTGCAATTGGTTCAGCTGCAATTTTACCAGCAGCATATTGATTGTTTTGCTCTTTTACAACTGAAATTACATCTGTTGTAGTTAAATTAAATTTAGTTAATTTTTCAGGATCTAACCAAATTCTAATAGAGTAATCTTTTGCTCCAAAAACAACAGCATCTCCCACTCCATTTACTCTTTTTAATGTTTCAATAATATTTAAAACTGCATAGTTTGATAAATAGATAGAATCATAAGTATTATTTGGAGATTGAAGCATTGCAAAAAGAAGGATACTAGGAGAGCTCTCATAAACAACAACTCCTAATCTTTGAACTTGTTCAGGCATTGAAGATAGAGCAGCTTGAACTCTATTATTTACATCAATTTTTGCTTGATCAGGATCAGTTCCTGTTTCAAAATATACATTTATAGTCAATCTTCCACTATCTTCTGAAAGTGAGTTCATATAAAGCATATTTTTTGCACCATTTATCTTCTCTTCAAGAGGCGCAGCAACTGTTTTTGCAATAGTATTTGCACTAGCTCCTGGATAAGATGTAGATACAACTATTTGAGGAGGTAAAACTCTAGGATATTGTTCTATTGGAAGGCTGAACATTGAAACAAGTCCAACCAAAAATATAACAATACTTAGAACACCAGCAAAAACTGGATTTCTTATAAAAAATGCTGAAATCATATTTATTTCTCTTTATTTACTATTTGTACTTTTGTATTTGGTCTTATTTTGGCAATATTAGAGATAATTATCTTCTCTCCACCTTTTAAACCACCTTTAACGATAACTCCTTCTTTTATAAGATTTCCAATTGAAATTGGCAATGGATTTGCAATATTATTATCATCTGCAACCATTACAACAGTTGCTTGAGCAGTTTTTAAAACAGCTTTTTCAGGAATAACAAAAACATCCCCTAAATCAAGATTAGAGATCTCAATTTGTGAAAAGTTTCCAACCAAAAGTTCACCATCTTTATTGTCTATTTTTGCTCTTAATAAAAGAGTATCTGTATTTGAATCAATTGTTGGAGAAACAAAATCTATCTTTCCAAAATATTTTTTATCATCACTTACAACAGCAACTTTTGCTTTATTCTCTTTAATCTGTTTCAAAAAATTACTCATATCATTTTTAGGAAGAGAGAACTCTGCATGAATTGGATTATTGTTTGTAATAGTTACAAGAAGAGAATTATTTGGAGTTGTTCCTACTAAATCTCCAATATCTTGTTGTTTGATACCAACAATTCCATCAATTGGTGCTTTTACAGATGTATAATTAAATTGAATTCTCGCTTCTTCAAGAGCTGCTTTTGAACTCTCAAATTGGAAAGTATAATCATCAAATTGTTGTGGGCTAATTGATTTTGATTCAATTAGTGATTTTGCTCTTTCAAAATCTTTTTCGGCTTTTATAAAATTAGCTTTTTTCATATTTAAATTTGCAAGATAAGTATCTGGTTCAATTTTATAAAGTAAAGTTCCTTTTTTTACAAATGAACCTTCAGTAAAATGTTTCTCTTTTAGTGTTCCTTGAACTCTTGCAATTATATCAACTTGTTCAACAGCTTTTAAAATTGTTGGATATGTTTTTACAGTTTTAAAATCTTTTTTTTCTACTTTAAAAACTTCAACAGGAAGAGCTGGAACTTCATTTGCCATAATATTTGAGAAAGCTAAACTTCCTATGAATAGTGAAATTATTGATTTTTTTATCATCTTATATACTCCTTAATTTTTTCACCACTATTATAAATAATAGCTGCTTTTTTTATTTCTAAATCATTTAGAGATTGTTTATGTTGACTTATTGCATCATATTTTTCTGTTAAACTTTGTAAATATGCAACATTATCAATCAAACCATTTTCAAATTTTGACTTAATTACTTCATATGCAGTTTGAGCAGCTTTAACTGAAGCTTCACTTGATTTGATCTTAGCAAGGGCAATATTATAAGCTTTTAAAGACAATTTTAAATCTATACTAGCTTTATTTTTTTCATAGTCATAGTTTGATTTACTTGCTAAATACTCTTTATGTTTTGCTTCACTTTTAAATTTTGTTTCTCCAAATGAAAATATATTCCAATTTAAGTTTGCACTTGAGATATTTTGATGATAAGGACCGTTTAAAGCGTTATCATCTCTATAATCTTTATCATCATAAGTAATTGTATGATTTAATGATATAGTTGGAAGGTAGGCACTTTTTTCTGCTTTTGTAGAGTAAGCTTTAGCTTCTGAATCATAAAGTAAAGCTTTGATATCAAATCTATCATTTGTTTCAAGATCTTCTTCAAGCGCTTTTACAGTTGAACCAGAAGATATAGTAACAATTGATCCAGTTATATACTCTAGATTATGTAAAATTGTTACAAGATTTAATTCAACTTCTTGTAACTCTACATTTGCACTCTCTAATCTTGATACAATTTTTTGAAACTCATCTTCAGTTGCTGTTCCAGCTTCATAAAATTTCTCAATTCTATTCTTTTGAGCTGTTAATTGTTCAATTTCTCTTTGTTTTGCATCTTTTCTAGCATCTAAAGATAAATAATTATAATAATAGTTTACAACACTTAAAGAGATATCATTTTTTAAAGCTTCTAAGGATTGCTCTTGACTCTTTATAGATGATTCATAAATATCAAAAGTATCTCCTCTTTTTCCACCATCATAAACAATAAAATCAACACTACCATAAGCATTGAATCCTTTTTTAGAAATTCCTAAAGAACTATATTCATTATCATTTATATAATATTTAGCTCCAACATTAAATTGTGGTAAATAAGCACTTTTTGTACCTTTATAATCTTCTTTTAAAGCATCTACTCTTTGTTTTGTAGATTCAACTAATCTATTTTCTATAGATAAATTAATTAACTCTTCTAAGTTTTGACTATATAAAAAAAGTGGTAACAGGAAAACAAAATATATTTTTTTCAAATTTACTCCTTTTAAAATAAATGTGGATTTTATCAATTTTTTACTTAATTCTATCTTGCTAGAAAGATACTTTTATTTTTTTTTTGCTATAATTTTGGAATGAATAGAAAGTATATTGAAGATTTTTATAAAAGAGTGGAAGAGGAGAAAGGTCGTAAAATTTATTCTCTTTTTTTACCAATGTTGTTGTTGACTAAACAGACTTATTATGATGGTGAATCATATTACAAAGAAAATTACGATTTACTAAATTCTGAAGTTGATGTTTTGGCTGCTTTATATTTTAATAGTGAAAATCATACTTTAAGTCCAACTGAACTTTATAGTGCCATAATTTTTTCTAGTGGTGGAATGACAAAAGTTTTAAAGAAACTTGAAGAGAGAAAACTTATAAAAAGAATAAGTTGTGAAAAAGATAAGAGAAAAGTTTTAGTTTCTCTTACGAAAGTTGGAGAAGAGATTGTTTTGTCTTGTGTGAATACTACAGCTGAAAGACTTGAAAAAGTCTATTCAATATTAAATGATAAAGAGAAGATATTTTTAAAAGATATTTTAAAAAAACTTATCTTCTCAAATATTTAAGCTTTAAATTGTTTTAAAGCTTTTTCTAAATCCTCTTTTGTATCAATACCAAAAGATTTTGAAACTACTTCAACCATAGCAATTTTAAATCCATTATCAATAGCTCTTAATTGTTCAAGTTTTTCAATATCTTCAAGTTTTGAAGAGTTTAAACTACAAAATTTATTTAAAGACTTTTTAGTAAAACCATAAATTCCTAAATGACCAAAATAGTTCTCTTCTTTATCTTTTTCTCTATGGAATGGAACTTTTGCTCTTGAAAAATAGATAGCTTCTTCTTTATTATTTAAAACTACTTTTACTAAATTTGAATCATCTGCATCAATACTTGATATTTTTTTATAACAAGAAATTATTAAAGTCTCTTCACAGTTTTTTACTTCATTTACTCTTTTTATAACAGCTTTTATAACATCAACTTCAATAAAAGGCTCATCTGCTTGAACATTAATAATTATTTCATCATCACTTACATTTAATTTATTTACTGCTTCATTTATTCTATCAGTTCCACTATTGTGATTTATGCTTGTCATAACTGCTTCAAAACCATACTCTTTTGCTAAATCAAAAACCTCTTTTGTATCTGTTGCAATTACAACTTTATCTAAAGAAGAGACTTGTTTAGCTGTTTTTATAACCATTGGAAGTCCCATAATATCTGCTAAAATCTTATTTGGAAAACGGCTTGAATTTAATCTTGCTGGAATTATTATCATCTTTTTTATCCTTTATTCAAAGATATTATTATAATATAAAAACTATAAACTCATATTGAAAGACTTACAATGAAAAAAACTATTACAATTATTGATACATTTGGATTTTTATTTAGAAGCTATTATGCACTTCCACCTTTACGATCTTCAAGTGGATTTCCAACAGGATTACTTACAGGATTTATGAACTTTATTGCAGGTATTGGAAAAGATTTTAAAACAGATTATATTGTTTTTGCACTTGATTCAAAAGGAGATACTTTTAGAAAAGAGATTTATGATGCTTATAAAGCTCAAAGACCAGATGTTCCAGAAGATTTATTAGCTCAACTTCCAATAGCAATATCGTTTATTGAAGATATGGGATTTAAAACAGCAATAAAAACTGGATATGAAGCTGATGATATGGTTGCAAGTATCGCAAAAGATGCTGTTTTGAAAGGTTTAGAAGTAAGAGTTGTATCTCATGATAAAGATTTATATCAATTAATAAATGACAAAGATGGAGTTTATCTATTTGATCCAAGTAAAAGACAAATAATAGATGAGGAAAAATGTCTTGAAAAATATGGAGTTAGAGCAGAAAACTTTATTGATTATCAAGCATTAGTTGGAGATACAGCTGATAATGTTCCAGGAGTAAAAGGTGTTGGGGCAAAAACAGCAGAAACTTTAATAAATCAATTTAAAAATATTGAAAATATCTATAATAATATAGAAAAAGTTGAAAAGCCAAGAACACAAAAACTACTTCTTGAATCAAAAGAGAATGCTTTTTTATCAAAAGAGCTTGTTACTTTAAAGACAGATTGTCATTTTATTGATAATCTTGAAGAGTTTGTTTTACCAAAAGAGAATCCTATTTTAAAAATAGCAAGTAGTTTAGAATCTTACGATATGCATAGAGTTTTGGATAGAGTAAATAAAAATGGATTAAGTTATAAAACAGAAATTCCAAAAGAGCAAAAAAATGAGCTAAAAAAAGCTGAATATATTTTATTAAATGATGAAGCAAGTTTGAGTTTGGCTATAAATAAAATACCAAGAGATAGTATTGTTGCATTTGATACAGAAACAACAGATATAGATACAGCAAAGGCAAAGATAGTTGGTTTCTCATTTGCTTATGAAGAAAATAGAGCATATTATGTACCAATTGCACACAACTATTTAGGTGTTGAAAATCAGATTCCACTTGATGTTGCTAAAAAAACTATTGAGATTTTAAATAGATATAAATTAGTACTTCAAAATTTCAAATATGATTGGCAAATCATAAAAAACAACTTTGATATTGAACTAAAACTTTATGCTGATACTATGATTTTATCTTGGATTTTGGATACTTCAAGCAAAGTTGGAATTGATTTTCAAATAAAAAAATATTTCAATATTGATATGCTAAGTTTTAATCAAATGGTAAAAAAAGGTGAAGATTTTTCAAGTGTTGAGCTTGAAAAAGCTACACAATATGCAGCTGAAGATGCTTTAATGACTTTAAAACTATTTAATAAACAATTAGAAATATTTAAAGAAAAAGGGGAAGAAGAACTTTTAAATATTGCATTTGAATTGGAATTTAATTTTATTTATGTCTTAGCAGTAATGGAACAAAGAGGAATAAAAGTTGATGTAAATCTTCTACAAGAGTATAAAGAAAAAAGTCAAATATTTTTAAATGAGCTAAAAGAGAAAATATTCAAAAGTGTTGGATTTGAGTTTAATATAAGATCTCCAAAACAAGTAGGAGAAGTTTTATTCGAAAAATTAAATCTTCCTCCTTCTAAAAAGACAAAAACAGGATACAGCACAGATGAAAGTGTTTTAAATTCTTTATTTGATTTACATTCAGTTGTGCCACTTTTATTGGATTTTAGAGAAGCTGATAAACTTCATTCAACTTATATAGAGCCACTTTTAGAACTTGGATTAAAAGATGAAGAAAATAGAATATTCACATCATTTTTACAAACAGGTACAACAACAGGAAGATTAAGTTCAAAATCACCAAATCTTCAAAATATTCCAACTTTTAGTGCAAATGATATTGATATTAGAAAAACATTTATTGCAAAAGAGGGATACAAACTTGTGGGAGTCGATTACTCTCAAATAGAGTTAAGATTATTGGCTCACTTTTCACAAGATGAAGCTTTAGTTGAAGCATTTAAAAATAATTTAGATATTCACTATCAAACTGCTGTTAAAATTTTTGGAGAAGATGAAGCAAAAAGTAAAAGAGCAGTTGCAAAATCTATAAACTTTGGGCTTTTATATGGAATGGGAGCAAAAAAATTAGGAGATACTTTACATATTAGTTCAAAAGAAGCAAAAACTTATATTGATTCATATTTTGAAGCATTTAAAAGTGTAAAAGATTATTTAAAATCTATTGAAGAGAGAGCCACACAAGAAGGATTTGTGAAAACTTTATTAAATAGAAAAAGATTTTTTGATTTTCAAGGAGCAAGTCCTATGCTAAAAGCTGCATATTTAAGAGAAGCTGTAAATACACAGTTTCAAGGAAGTGCAGCTGATTTAATAAAATTATCTATGATAAAAATTGATCAAAAATATAAAGAAAATGAAGATATTAAAATGCTTTTACAAATCCATGATGAACTTATTTTTGAAGTTAAAGATGAAAAAATAGATGAATTTACAAAAGAGATAAAAGATATAATGGAGAATATTTTTAAATTAAATGTACCTCTAAAAGTTAGTGTAAATATAGGAAAATCTTGGCAAGAACTAAAATAGTTTAACCAAAGCATTATGTAATTAAGAATATAATGTAAAAAAGCTATTATTTTAGGAATAAAAATGACAAAAGAAAAAATTATGACGGAGCTTTTTGAGTTCTCAGCTCCAACATATTACAAATGGAAAAATCAAGACAAAAGAAAGATTATAAAACTTTTGGATTATGCTTTTTCAAATGATGATTTAATTGAGTATCTAAAAACAGAGAAGATATCAAAAGTAGAAGAGATGACAAATGGTAACTATTTACTTGATTTATCGATGAAATTTTATAAGTTGTTAAGACATATTACAAATTATAAAGTTGCTAAAAGAGCTTTAGAGATAATAGAAGATAATTTTATAGTTAATCAAAATAAAATTATATTAGAAAAAATTGCAGAAGATATCTACAATGAAGAGATGTTTTTTACTTCAATGAAATTAGCAATCTTAAATTTAGTTCAAAAACAAGAACCACTTGTACTTGAATATATATCTAGAAATAGAACAAAATTGGAATTAGAATTTACAAAGAAATCTGGACAACTTAAAAAAACAGATTTTATTATTTCAAATATTGCATAAATGATAAAATTTACAGATGAAGAGCTTTTAACTCTTCTAAAAGATGATTTACCTTATTTAGATCTAACTACATCTTTACAAGAAAAAAATAGTTTAGAAGCGAAACTTGATATCTTCACAAGAGATGATATTGTGGTTTCTTGCAGTGAAGAGTCTTCTTTAATCGCTAAACTATTTGATTGTGAAGTATTAAGCTTTATTCCTTCAAAAACAAAAGCAAAAAAAGGTGAATTGGTTCTTAGTTTAAAAGGAAGATATGAGAATCTTCATAAAATTTGGAGAACTGTTCAACTAATATTGGAATATAGTTCTAAAATAGCTACATATACAGCAAATATGAAAGAAGAGATAAACTCTGTTAATAAAAACTGCCAACTATTAACTACTAGAAAAACTTACCCATTTTCAAAAAAACTTTGTATAAAATCAATATTAAATGGTGGAGCAAATGTTCATAGATTGAATCTTAGTGAAACTATTTTATTTTTTCCAAATCATAGAGTAGTTTATAAAGATGATTTTGAATTTTATAATGAGATAAAAAACTTTAAAATAAAAATGCCTGAAAAGAAGATAATAATTGAGAGCTCAAATTTTGAAGATAGTAAAAATTTATTTGAATTTGGTGCAGATGTTTTACAACTTGATAAGATGAAAATTGAAGATATAAAAAGAGTTGTAAAATTAAGAGATGAAAAATATAAAGATGTAAAGATTATTTGTAGTGGTGGAATAAATATAAAAAATGCAAAAGATTATGCAAGTTTAAATATAGATGCTATTGTTACAAGTTCTATGTATTCATGTGGAATGGCTGATTTTGGAAGCAAAATAACTATTATTTAGATTTTTATTTTAAGAAAAACTTACTAAATTTAAATTATAATTTACAAATATCTAAATAAAAGCCTTTTTATAAAGAATAACTTAAAATGAAGAGAAAATTAAAAAAGGCAATATTTTATTAACAATATATTTTTAAAGAACATTTGCAAGTAAATATTTCTTGCTGATGTTTGATTTTTGAAGTACTATTTTTAATGCAATTATCTAGAATTTTGCAAATAGTATTTTGATAATCAAACAGTAATGTTTGGTTAAACAATTTAGTAAAGTGATAGCTTTTTTTAATGCTATCTTTTAGATTTAAGTACTAACTTGTGATCTTTTTACAATTTACTGTTTATGACTTAGAAAATACACGAGATGGATCATATGGAGTGTTGTATCTAAATATAGAGTAAATTATGGTTGCAAGTTTTCTAGCAACAGCAATAATTCCCTCCTGTTTGGATTTACCTTGAGACTTTTTTGTATCATAATATTGTTTTAGTTCTTTGTTGTGTAATAAACAACTAACACTTGCCATATATAAAGCATGTTTAGCTAAAGAAGAACCTCTTTTGCTTAAATGACCTGTAGATTTGGAATTACCTGAGCTATTTTCTGTTGGAAATAATCCAAGATAACCAATAAATTTAATAGGTGTTTTAAATCTTGATAGATCTCCACATTCACTAATAACTGCAGCAATAGTTTTAGATGAAACTCCAGGAATAGTTTTTAAGTTCTCAATCAATGAATTAGTTGGAACATCTTTTTCCTCTTTAATACCATTTTTTTCAAGAAGTGCTAATATCTCTTCTTCTAATATAGATAGTTCTTCTTGATATATTTTAAGAAGTCTAATAGAACTTTTAATAGCAATAGCTCTTGCATCTTTGGCTTTACCTGAATAAATAGAGTTTTTTGCTAACTCTAAAACCTCTATAGCCTTTTGGTTATTAAAACTATTTCCTTGAATATGTCTAAAAATTTTAAGTATCCTGTCAACACTACTATGTTTATAGTGGTGTGCAGTTGGATATTTATCTAAAAGTGCAAGCCCTGTGATGCTAAATATATCAATAAAATTTTCAAGTTCTGGAAATGTAACTGTTACTTGAGTAAGTATTCTCTTCTTTACTTCTTTCATGTCTGATTGTATAGAAGCACGATTACGATATAAAGTTCTTAAACTCTGATATTCGTCATCAGTTACATAACCTGAACTATATTTACCATCTTTTAAAAATAAAGCTATGATCCAAGAATCTATGTTGTCGTTTTTTACTTTCTTCATTGTGTGTTGTTCTCTATATCTAGTTGTTTGAAATGGATTTAATAGTTTAACATTAAACCCATGAGAATTTAAAAACTCCCAAAGGTTTTCACCATAAATACCAGTTGCTTCAAGACCAATTATAAAATCATTTGTATTTGATGAAATAGTTTCAAGTTTAGTAATAAACTTTGAAAATCCATCAATACAGTTTGTAACTCTTATAGGTTTTTGTGTAACTTTTACTTCATTCTCATCAATGATAGTAACAACATGAAAGCTTTTAGCAATATCAATTCCAACATAATACATTTTTTTATACCTCGTTTATAATAATCTTTAGTTGCCTAGCCTAAGCTAGATTCACAGCCTCGTTAATCTATATGTAGTAAGTGCTATACAGCTACCTCCACAGCTTTTAATAAATGATTAACAACTAAAGATATCAACAGGCTTATATAATGTAGTTTGCTAGAATAAATATAAATTCAATTCCATCATTGCTACAAGGAAAAAAATGTTGTTATATCTAAAGTCATAGACTGTAAAAAGTAAAAGATTTGAAGTTAGTACTTCAATCTTAAAAGAATATATTTTTTAGCTAAAAGCTAGGTTATATATTCATAAATTTATTATACGAGGAAAAAGATATGAATAGATTAATTAAAAGAGTATTTTTACTGTTAGTTTTTTTTCTAGCTACAAGTTTAGCTTTTGCTTGTACAAGAGTTGTATATCACGGTGAAAATGAGATAATGACTGCAAGATCTATGGATTGGAAAAGTGATATTGGAACAAATCTTTGGATATTTCCAAGTAATATAAAAAGAGATGGAAAAGCTGGAACAAAATCAATAAAATGGACTTCAAAATATGGAAGTGTTGTTGCAACAGGATATGATATTTCAACAACAGATGGAGTAAATGAAAAAGGTTTAATGGCAAATTTACTTTGGCTTGTTGAATCAGAATATCCAAAAATAGAAAAGAGTAATAAAGCAACATTAAGCATATCTTTATGGGCACAATATGTTTTAGATAATTTTGCAACAGTAGAAGAGACTGTAAAAGCTTTGAAGAAAGAGCCTTTTGTTGTAGTTACAGATCAGGTTCCAGGAGAAAAAAGATTAGCAACTTT is a genomic window containing:
- the polA gene encoding DNA polymerase I, whose product is MKKTITIIDTFGFLFRSYYALPPLRSSSGFPTGLLTGFMNFIAGIGKDFKTDYIVFALDSKGDTFRKEIYDAYKAQRPDVPEDLLAQLPIAISFIEDMGFKTAIKTGYEADDMVASIAKDAVLKGLEVRVVSHDKDLYQLINDKDGVYLFDPSKRQIIDEEKCLEKYGVRAENFIDYQALVGDTADNVPGVKGVGAKTAETLINQFKNIENIYNNIEKVEKPRTQKLLLESKENAFLSKELVTLKTDCHFIDNLEEFVLPKENPILKIASSLESYDMHRVLDRVNKNGLSYKTEIPKEQKNELKKAEYILLNDEASLSLAINKIPRDSIVAFDTETTDIDTAKAKIVGFSFAYEENRAYYVPIAHNYLGVENQIPLDVAKKTIEILNRYKLVLQNFKYDWQIIKNNFDIELKLYADTMILSWILDTSSKVGIDFQIKKYFNIDMLSFNQMVKKGEDFSSVELEKATQYAAEDALMTLKLFNKQLEIFKEKGEEELLNIAFELEFNFIYVLAVMEQRGIKVDVNLLQEYKEKSQIFLNELKEKIFKSVGFEFNIRSPKQVGEVLFEKLNLPPSKKTKTGYSTDESVLNSLFDLHSVVPLLLDFREADKLHSTYIEPLLELGLKDEENRIFTSFLQTGTTTGRLSSKSPNLQNIPTFSANDIDIRKTFIAKEGYKLVGVDYSQIELRLLAHFSQDEALVEAFKNNLDIHYQTAVKIFGEDEAKSKRAVAKSINFGLLYGMGAKKLGDTLHISSKEAKTYIDSYFEAFKSVKDYLKSIEERATQEGFVKTLLNRKRFFDFQGASPMLKAAYLREAVNTQFQGSAADLIKLSMIKIDQKYKENEDIKMLLQIHDELIFEVKDEKIDEFTKEIKDIMENIFKLNVPLKVSVNIGKSWQELK
- a CDS encoding efflux RND transporter permease subunit; amino-acid sequence: MISAFFIRNPVFAGVLSIVIFLVGLVSMFSLPIEQYPRVLPPQIVVSTSYPGASANTIAKTVAAPLEEKINGAKNMLYMNSLSEDSGRLTINVYFETGTDPDQAKIDVNNRVQAALSSMPEQVQRLGVVVYESSPSILLFAMLQSPNNTYDSIYLSNYAVLNIIETLKRVNGVGDAVVFGAKDYSIRIWLDPEKLTKFNLTTTDVISVVKEQNNQYAAGKIAAEPIANKQMYTYTIQTPERFNDPSQFSNIIIRSNPDGSSLKLKDIATIELGSADYSMQTKLNGSPSVPMGVFLQSEANALETAEAIKAALEEASKSFPDDVKYSIPYDSTDFITASISEVIKTFIEALILVILIIYLFLQNWRATVIPLIAVPISIVGAFAGMYMLGFSINLLTLFGLVLAIGIVVDDAIIVIENIERHMDMGKSPKEAAFIAMREVTGALIAIILVLGAVFIPVAFMGGLSGEMYRQFAVTIVMSVTISGFVALTLTPSLCVRILKNKKHEPNAFFRWFNNMFDKATQGYSFLVKKTIRFSLISLLLFGGLVFVSWDMFKNMKTGLVPDEDQGTIFIFGFNPPGSSLSRTIGLSEEISSIVSQDPNVENVITLAGYDFTTSAQRTHTVATIIKLKDWSKRPNSEQHAMNLLGKFSGQLMGTSEGFSFAVVPPAIMGMSVTGGFDMYVQDRTGGSVEDLQGIVNEIIAKANQRPELMGVRTSLSSNIPQYDMKIDIEKAKAKGVQLNDIYSTVNASYGSYYINDFSLYGRTYRVNMQAIDKFRDNAEDIQYIYVRSATTGELFPLNAFVTLTQTVGADIVERFNLFQAAKVSGQPKPGYSSGDALSAIEEVANEILPQGYTISWVGTAYQEKQIGGSSAKAFIFGLIFLFLILAALYEKWLLPLSVVLAVPFAVFGAILATNLRGLDNNIYFQIGLLVLAGLAAKNAILIVEFALQKRREGYNLIDSALEAAKVRLRPIIMTSLAFTIGVLPLALGSGAGAASKHAIGTGVVGGMLTATFLAILFIPLFYILISRLSREKEGPIDDDIRKEEEENNKEY
- a CDS encoding MarR family winged helix-turn-helix transcriptional regulator, translated to MNRKYIEDFYKRVEEEKGRKIYSLFLPMLLLTKQTYYDGESYYKENYDLLNSEVDVLAALYFNSENHTLSPTELYSAIIFSSGGMTKVLKKLEERKLIKRISCEKDKRKVLVSLTKVGEEIVLSCVNTTAERLEKVYSILNDKEKIFLKDILKKLIFSNI
- the kdsB gene encoding 3-deoxy-manno-octulosonate cytidylyltransferase, producing the protein MIIIPARLNSSRFPNKILADIMGLPMVIKTAKQVSSLDKVVIATDTKEVFDLAKEYGFEAVMTSINHNSGTDRINEAVNKLNVSDDEIIINVQADEPFIEVDVIKAVIKRVNEVKNCEETLIISCYKKISSIDADDSNLVKVVLNNKEEAIYFSRAKVPFHREKDKEENYFGHLGIYGFTKKSLNKFCSLNSSKLEDIEKLEQLRAIDNGFKIAMVEVVSKSFGIDTKEDLEKALKQFKA
- the modD gene encoding ModD protein; translated protein: MIKFTDEELLTLLKDDLPYLDLTTSLQEKNSLEAKLDIFTRDDIVVSCSEESSLIAKLFDCEVLSFIPSKTKAKKGELVLSLKGRYENLHKIWRTVQLILEYSSKIATYTANMKEEINSVNKNCQLLTTRKTYPFSKKLCIKSILNGGANVHRLNLSETILFFPNHRVVYKDDFEFYNEIKNFKIKMPEKKIIIESSNFEDSKNLFEFGADVLQLDKMKIEDIKRVVKLRDEKYKDVKIICSGGINIKNAKDYASLNIDAIVTSSMYSCGMADFGSKITII
- a CDS encoding TolC family protein — its product is MKKIYFVFLLPLFLYSQNLEELINLSIENRLVESTKQRVDALKEDYKGTKSAYLPQFNVGAKYYINDNEYSSLGISKKGFNAYGSVDFIVYDGGKRGDTFDIYESSIKSQEQSLEALKNDISLSVVNYYYNYLSLDARKDAKQREIEQLTAQKNRIEKFYEAGTATEDEFQKIVSRLESANVELQEVELNLVTILHNLEYITGSIVTISSGSTVKALEEDLETNDRFDIKALLYDSEAKAYSTKAEKSAYLPTISLNHTITYDDKDYRDDNALNGPYHQNISSANLNWNIFSFGETKFKSEAKHKEYLASKSNYDYEKNKASIDLKLSLKAYNIALAKIKSSEASVKAAQTAYEVIKSKFENGLIDNVAYLQSLTEKYDAISQHKQSLNDLEIKKAAIIYNSGEKIKEYIR
- a CDS encoding efflux RND transporter periplasmic adaptor subunit; this encodes MIKKSIISLFIGSLAFSNIMANEVPALPVEVFKVEKKDFKTVKTYPTILKAVEQVDIIARVQGTLKEKHFTEGSFVKKGTLLYKIEPDTYLANLNMKKANFIKAEKDFERAKSLIESKSISPQQFDDYTFQFESSKAALEEARIQFNYTSVKAPIDGIVGIKQQDIGDLVGTTPNNSLLVTITNNNPIHAEFSLPKNDMSNFLKQIKENKAKVAVVSDDKKYFGKIDFVSPTIDSNTDTLLLRAKIDNKDGELLVGNFSQIEISNLDLGDVFVIPEKAVLKTAQATVVMVADDNNIANPLPISIGNLIKEGVIVKGGLKGGEKIIISNIAKIRPNTKVQIVNKEK